CAATCTCCGTGGGATGTGGGAAAAGAAAAAGGAGCAGCATGCGTGCGTGaaatatttgcacatttttaactgaatattaatttatgtTATTTTCTGCTGCTCAGTATTTTTCGAAGTTTATTTTTACGAGCCGCGGGCGCCGCAACTgccaaaatgaaatttattacTCTTTCTGGTTTTTGATGGGTAGCTGTCGCATTTCATTCTATTATCGTACAAGGTATAAACGGGTATAAGTGTAACGCTAGAGAAGATACCTATCGATATATCGAAATAATCATATTAAAATCACGCCTGTTCTTTTGAAGTTCGATAACATCaattcgatttccaagttaaaattaacaaaacaaaactcGAACTACTTCTTTTAAATGGATTTAACTTTTATATTCAAAGTTTTTATAAACCAAATTCTAGAACCACAGCTCTTATGACGTTTTTCTGCTCGGGAATTTCCTCCTTCGGGTGTTTTTCACTGACTGGCTCCATCTGGTTTGCTTTgaattctttttttgttttttttttttgtgacgTGGAGCCTCCTACTTCTGTACTGTTAGCATATTTTATGCAATGACAATAGCTTTGGCCTCGGTACTTTTGGAAGTTTATAAATCATTTGAGATAAGCTCTTGCACAACGTGCAACACCTGATGTCGTTTTGAAAGGACGGCGACACCAAACCGAACGACGACCAGCCCCTATCGTCATTCAGCTTCACCCGCACCACGTTAAAAATTGCACACAACCTCGAAATGGGGcacaataaaaatacataaaagaaAGGCCAGCGGACAAGTGTTCggtaaaaacaaaatattgcaAAGTGCAGTgactcgactatcagatacccctGGCTCAGCTAAAGTAAGTGCGAAAAGTAGCTACTCTAATGTTTTCAGTATAATTTCGCATAACTATTTGGTAATGGTCCATTATAACCAATTATATTATACATACAAACTGAATATggtaaataattatattttatatatatatatgtatttcaaTGCATTACGAGTTAACGAAGGCGCCACAATTTGATTAGCTCTTAGGACTCCGAACTCAGACAAAGAAAACCGCCTTTGACCACAGCCGCAAATTGGCAAACACCTATTCCAAGAagcaatttgaatttaattatgtTTTATGGAACTGGAAATGCCACCTCCCTCCCTCCACCCAGTGACAAACTTCTGGGCGAAACTATGGCAATCCTTGCAAAAGTAAAAAATGCTCGTCGGTGCGACGCAGtctataaatatgaaaatgtaaatatcataaaataaaaaacccgCAATTCCAGCACATTTCAAACTTTCTAAGGCAGGAGAAGAAGTCATCACCCCAAGGGGCTCGACCATGATGGCGTTTTCCAGAGGTTGGGTGGCAGGATGGTGccagaatatatatatataaatatatatatatatatatatatgtataatgcCAGTCCAGGACTCCTTTGTCGTGACTGAGGCTGAGTGCAAGCTGTTTAGCTTTCATGTGACAAAgtaaatttcaatatattGAAATTGTTATTTAAGTAGAGTGCACGTGGAGCCCACAGGGGTGATGGGGCATGTGGCCAGAGGGGGGGGTTAAGTTTCCGTAAACGGGAGCCCCTCAATTTTGTTGTCCTTGCATTTGTGGGGCGGCCACGGCCAGCTGTTGCCTGCTCCCCTTGCTTCTTGTAAATAGtgtcataaataaattgcCGTGATTTGTGTGCCAGCCCCATAGATAGGTGGTAGGTAGCCATTGCCCTAGACCCTTACCCCTGCAAAAAATGGGGAAGTTGGAAAAtgacagcggcagcaacaaagtCATGATAGTAAATGGCATTTTAAAATGCAACCCAAGCGATTTTCCAGTGCCAGTGTATGTGTGTAGCATGAAATGGTGGAGctgcaaacacaaacaaaaccaaTGGGGTCTGGCCACAACTGAGGAAAAACTGGAAAAGTGAGCCGAGTTGGCGGGAGCAGATGGCGGTAAAAAGCTGGTGATACGatttaattgcaaataaagtaatttttaattgaatagCCGCCAAAGTTGATGGAAAATCGTTTTGGCCAACTGCATGCACACAGGCCAACTCTTATAGGGATTTCAGCGGAACGATATTAAGATACAATTGAAAAAATCCTTTAAAATGTAGTGCTTAAAAATCAAGCAAAACTAACTCTAAATTCTGACAATTTATCAATTTTCTTATCTGACTCTGATTCTTATTGTATCCATAAGATACAAAAACGTGACATGTCAAGTAAATATGAAACCAAAGTAGTTAATCCAGTGCAACCGGAGAAGACAGACCTTTTCACCTTCATTCTCGAGGATTTTTTCAACGCTGCCACTTCCAACAGCTTATTTTTGTATCCAGTTTGCTTGGATTTCACTGCGCTTATTTGCAATCATCGatttaattgcaaattaattgcTTCATCATTGGCATGCGCATGGCGGTCATTCAGCGCAGACACTCCACTGACTGGCATGACCCCAATATGCTGCTCCACCAAAACTGATCCCCCCATCACCCAAACCCGATTACGGACCCACTGTGACTGAATCCTCCTCCGGCAAGTCATCAAGCAAATCGCGAGCATCTGCCgtttatttttacatttcaCGCTCGCTGCTGCATTACTTTGTAATTAATGCGGCAAATGGTTTGTTTGCATATTGATTACAGCTGCAAAAAGCCAAGCGCAGGTCATTTAAAAGCATTTGTGCTCCACCACACTCGCCCACTTTTCGATGGCAACAGAGCCAATCGAAGGCTTCAACCAGTGGGCTATAACATGTCCTTCTTCATTATCTGCCATCCGTGAGTTCCATCAATAGTTTGAAAAACATCGAAAGTAATTTCAGAAACTGTGAAACTATCGCAAATGGTGGTATTTCGAAAATCAAACAAGAGCAAGTATCAGGGAATTTTACAACCAAATGACTCGACTAGCAGATACCCGTTGTTATTGGCTAACCTCACTTTCTAGCTTTTATGGTTCCCGTCTGAGTGGTTAACGTGGTAAAAAAACGGCTTTTATGGCGAAAGGAAGCTTTTTTGGACATTTTGGTGCATCTTGATTGACTTGCCGGCACTTGGCCATAAACCAATGTAGTGCTAAAAGAAAATTGCCCTGAGCAGTGGAAAATGTATGTGTAATGAAATTTGCAGCGTCAATTGCATTCGTCTACTGGCCACATATAACGAAGGAGCCCCAAGGACATAGACCACTCATAGATCCTTTTCTGAAATGGTGGACAAAAGGAAACCTTTCTTTTCCGCATGTgtgaaaaaatgtatatgaaAAGTTAGCCAATAAATTCAAGAAGCAAAACTAAGATGGTAGCCGACTGTGGCATACCTTTTATTGTTTTGCAAATACTGATTCGGCTTTGCctgaaatattaataacaTTGCTATTTAAAAGATACTTTTATAAAGTTTCCGAAAATGTAGATTCAACACGCAGATTATGGTAAATCCTCAGATATTGTAAGTAAGCGAGATAGAAGCAATTTGGTGGAGTGCACTTATAGTAACATCATCCTTAAAGTTCTTCCCCAAAATGGCAAATTTTACTGCCGAAAAGAAGTCAGTGAAACCCAATACTCAGGAAAATGGGTCTCCAAGGAGCATAGCATACAGTATGTACCCTTCAGCTTCGTCTTCATTTCCATCAGACGTAcctattttatctttttttcaCCGTGGCTTCCGAAGATTCCGGCGACGACGTCGGTTTTAAATTACTCaaagaaaatgaaatgttACAACAAAAGTGAGTTTTAGCtggcaaattgaaaaaaaaatggaagtCGAAAAGAAATTCACACGGAAGCTGGCGGAGTGAATCGAATCCGAATGCTTTACATGTTGTCCTCTAAAATGAAAgaaagttaatttaatttgaagtCTCGAATGTTTGGGTGACAACATGGCTCAGTATTCAGCCGTTGGCTAAAAAGCTAATAAACGCGTTGCCATTACCAGCCAGGTGAAAATACGGCTGATTTTGGGATCTTGAGTTACGGGGAAATTCCTCCCCGCTGTAAACGGGAATTGTGCGCCTTAAAGTAGTCAAATATGTTATAAAaagaaatttattatttatgaaaaACATCATTTGTCAGACTATCCGAAATTTGGATACTACTTAGATTATAATTCCCTTGATGAATGGATGCATTGCAATTTATAAAGCTGCCTTTCCATTCCACAAAGTACTTATGCGCACAtatgtatcttgtatctgcATATTTGTGTTTCAATgcacacgtgtgtgtgtgtgttgggttgtaaacgtaatttaatttaaccaAAAATGCGTTTATCAGTTATTCGAGTGCTCACTGTACTTGAAGCTTAAAGTCAATTAATattcaattgaaatttccGATACTTTCTGTCGAATACTAAGTGCTGTTGTAAATTAGCCAGAGACAAAACACTAATTGAATTAAGCGGATTTGCAAATTTATTGAACATGATTAAAGCAATTGCATTTTGGCTGGGCTTTACCATATTTCCGTGTGTGAGTGCCTAATTTTCTACTTAATCATTATTAGATGGGCAGAGATTTCTATAACTATATAATTTCATATTACTTACCGtttcatataaaataaaacaatcgCAATTCATTGTGAAAAAGTTGATTTGTTTCCATATTGAGCAAAAGGGGATCGTCTTGAGCCATACTGtacttttaaatattattgttCATATTGtgatgaaatttaattactttttagAGTGCAgacattttaaattattcattattttctgAATGCACATATgtagtacatacatacatatgtgtaagCCAGCTGGAGTGGGCAGTTGTATAACCAGCGCACGCAATAAGAAAAATTccagtttttaattaaatttgtacgGAAGTGAAGCCGTATTAAACGGAAATGTTGAACAGTTTGAATTCAGACCCGGCCGCCACctcgtcatcatcgtcatcatcatcagcagcatcatcaccatcatcatcatcagtgCCATTAATATGAGAATCATTGCCAACCTTCATTTTCGCAACATCCGTGCCTTTGTGTTGCCTGTCAGGTTGATTTTTGCGCGCCCGATTCAATTTTCACTTAACTCAATTTAATGGAGGCGGTGGCGAAAAACCTACTGGAATTCAAATCCGTTCGAAAAACGAACTTCTGAAACAGCAAGCAAAAACTTCCAGAAAAATGTCAGAAAGGCCACATTGTTGAGCAACTTATTTTAGTTTTCTACTAACTTCAACTTATTATTTAAGCCAAACTGGGCAGGTTGAGCTCCAAATTTCATCGAACTACGTCCTGTGCTGTTGAAATACTCCTGCTCGCCAAGAATACACCAGTTTATATTTCTATTTGGATATTGTGCAGCCAGAAGAGCCTAACGATGTCGATGCAACACCATAACTTGGCGGCCAAGAACTACCGGATGGAGACGGTGAATCGCACAATAAACATGCGTGCCCGgaacaaaaaggaaaaggaatTGATTGGTCGCTCCTCTGAGATAACGGAGACCAAGACTAAGACCAAGCCGAAAGCTGAAGCTACCGGCAAGCGGATATGTCCACCGCGTAAGCATCCGGAGCGGAAGACGCGAGAGGAGCGGACCATCGAGAAGTTCCGCAACATCGACTTCTTTGGTCAGCGCGACTCGAACAACACACTGACGGTCCAGAATCTGGAGTTTCCCGACGTCAACGTCAAGCGCACGGAGCTGCACAAGCGCGACGAGTGCGGCAAGGTCGTCATCCGGGCCAGAGGACGTGACTTCGAGAGCTCGAGCAACTCCCACTTCAGGGACGGCATCGAGACGGTGAAGCTTCGCAAGAGTGTCTGCTCCACGACGAGCACGGCAAAGGATTCACAGAGCGACAGTTTCCAAAACCGCGGGTCGATCAGGGAGTCGTCCGAGAAAGAACCCGACTCGGATGAGCTAGTTGACTCCATGCACTTGCCCTCTACGCGACCGCCCCATTTCAAGGGCGAGGAGTGGCGACGACCGTGCCCGGCCAGCTTCGTGGCCGGTGCACCAAGGCCACGCATTGGCCGATGTCCCAAGAACTACGAGCAGCTGGCCAAACTGACGCCCGCCAGGCAGAAGTTCTTCCTTACCCAGGATCCGCGAAAGACTCACTGCCTGGTCAATCCGGTGGCGTTGCGCCACAAGCCGCTGACCAAGGAGCAGGAGTTCAGCCTGATCAGTAAGCTGGTCAAGCATGGAGACAATCTCTGCGCCAGCACCGCATCGGAGACATCTGACACGCACATCTGCGAGGTGATCGATCTGCAGAATCCGCTGCGACTGGACTTTCACGGTATGGACTACAAGACGACGTACGAGCAGGACGAGGTGGAGCAGCAGAACGCGCTGACCTTCTGGCGCGTCCAGCGGTACATGGCGCGACGAAAGGCGAAGAAGAACACCAAGGTAAATGTCGAGGCCGAGCTGAAGCAGGAGCGTCTGGCCGTGCCGCAGCGCTACAATACGACGATCAAGGACACGCCCGTAGAGACGCCATCGCCGCCGCCATCGCCACGACTGGTGCATCTGTATCGCAGCCCGGACAAGCCGGCCAACAAGCTGAAGATCGAAGAGGAGCGTCGGCGCCGCGCCGCCCGCTACAAGGACATCTATCTGCGAAAGAAGCAGCgcgaggaggagcagctgcaggaGCGGCGCAAGCAGGAGGCGGCGGTCAAGGAGATCGAAGGACGCACGGTCGCCGAAGCGGATCTGCGTGCCGATGTGGCGGTCATTGACGATGCCATTGAGCGCAGCTTCCGCAAACACGTGGAGCTCAAGCCCATCATCCGGAAACGCAAGGTCTTCCCCAAAACCCTAACCGAAACGGAGCGCCTGAAGGCCATCATGCATCGCGAGGATTGTGTGCGTCGCGACAAGGCGAGGGTCACCCAGCAGTTCTATCTGGAGCGCACTGGCAAGCACAAGTACATGCCGGATGCGGAGCAGCAGCTGGCCTGCGACGAGAGCATCGAGGGCAGCGTGGGCTCCACACCCAGCGAGCAGAGCAGCGACGACGAGGACTACCTGCAGGTGGGCAAGATCGGCGACCAGTTCCAGCTGCGTGGCTTCCACTTCAAGCACGGCGACGGGCTGCGCGGCAAGCTCCATCGCCACCAAATCATGCAGGGCCAGCGGACGGTGAAGGGCTGCCTCACGCGCGAGGATTGGCTCAACCAGCTGGTTCCGCACAAGGAGCCCATCAAGCTGGACGTGGAGCGCGGCATTATCAAGGTGGGTAACGCCAGAGGATGTTACTCATCTTATGCACATATTCCTTTCTGCACTTTTTACAGGTTCTTGACCCCGACGACCCGAACTTGGACCTCTTCCCACCGGAGCCGCTGCTTGTGCGGCGGCGGGAACGCCAAAGCGCAGTCAGGGAGTTCGTCCAACAGAAGCTTGGACTCCACTACCACCGACGACTGCGCAAGAATCTGAAAATAGTCAAACCGAAGCCGGCGTACAATGTGAGGAAGTTTAATCTCATCCGCTACGTCTTTCCCGAGAAAGTGCTTGTGCCAGACGATCGCATTCCGGTGGAGGAAATGGAGGTGCTCGATGCCACAAAGGTGAATACCACGCTGGAGTATCTGGATTTGAAGCAGCAGTTGGCCAAGTCCAAGCGCCAAAAGAAGAAACTTGCCCGGATGCAGTTGCTCGGCCTGCCCTGCATCGAGAAGGAGCAGCTGAGGGCGGCGGATCCTTGTCTGGAGGTGGAGGAGGAACTGGACGTGGACTGGGTGCCAACTCCAGAGCCTCCATACAATGAGGGCGAGGGTCAGTCGCGTCAGGAGGGCGGATGCGACCGAACACCAAGGGTACCTTGGAAACCCACTCAATTGCTGGTTCCAGAAAATGCTCGCAATGCTGAATACTCTGGCAGTTCCGGCTTACAGTGCGCCACTTCTGGCCAGGAAGGCACCGCCATGGAACGTTTTCCTGGCGGCAAAGAGTCGCAGCCATCACGTTGGCGAGGAAATATGCCTGCACCCAAGGAGCGGGAGAAGACCCTCACGATTCATCCGCGCCGGAAACGTGATTACGCCGCCGAGCGAGTTCCGTCGGCGATTTTCAACGAAGTGCTGCAGAACTCCGCCCTGCCGCTCCTGGAGCAACCGGAACCGGAGAAGCTGCGCTTCGCCAATGTGAGGACCAAAAAGCGACCATACACAGAGATATTCGAGGCCAGACACCACCACGACCACTGGGCACCGACCCAAGTGAAGAACGTCCATGTGCAGTATCAGCCGAAGACCGTTATGCCCGAGATTACAAAGGTGGAGAAGAAGGTCAAGCAGCCGGTGGCGAAATTTGCGCGTGCCAAGCCGCCCAGCAGCAAGTACGTCAACATGGACTTGACCATGCCCAGCTATGACTTCGACAAGATGATATCGGAGCACCTGGCCGCCACACGGACGGACAACAAGGAGGCTGCCGGCGAAAAGGTCCCCGACCTGTGCCGACCATACGACTTCGTCTTCCACTCGCGCGATCCCGAGGAGTTGGCCAAGCTGGATTTCCCTGGGCGCAAGCAGTATCTGGATCTGCTGCG
This genomic stretch from Drosophila mauritiana strain mau12 chromosome 2L, ASM438214v1, whole genome shotgun sequence harbors:
- the LOC117150446 gene encoding uncharacterized protein LOC117150446 — protein: MSMQHHNLAAKNYRMETVNRTINMRARNKKEKELIGRSSEITETKTKTKPKAEATGKRICPPRKHPERKTREERTIEKFRNIDFFGQRDSNNTLTVQNLEFPDVNVKRTELHKRDECGKVVIRARGRDFESSSNSHFRDGIETVKLRKSVCSTTSTAKDSQSDSFQNRGSIRESSEKEPDSDELVDSMHLPSTRPPHFKGEEWRRPCPASFVAGAPRPRIGRCPKNYEQLAKLTPARQKFFLTQDPRKTHCLVNPVALRHKPLTKEQEFSLISKLVKHGDNLCASTASETSDTHICEVIDLQNPLRLDFHGMDYKTTYEQDEVEQQNALTFWRVQRYMARRKAKKNTKVNVEAELKQERLAVPQRYNTTIKDTPVETPSPPPSPRLVHLYRSPDKPANKLKIEEERRRRAARYKDIYLRKKQREEEQLQERRKQEAAVKEIEGRTVAEADLRADVAVIDDAIERSFRKHVELKPIIRKRKVFPKTLTETERLKAIMHREDCVRRDKARVTQQFYLERTGKHKYMPDAEQQLACDESIEGSVGSTPSEQSSDDEDYLQVGKIGDQFQLRGFHFKHGDGLRGKLHRHQIMQGQRTVKGCLTREDWLNQLVPHKEPIKLDVERGIIKVLDPDDPNLDLFPPEPLLVRRRERQSAVREFVQQKLGLHYHRRLRKNLKIVKPKPAYNVRKFNLIRYVFPEKVLVPDDRIPVEEMEVLDATKVNTTLEYLDLKQQLAKSKRQKKKLARMQLLGLPCIEKEQLRAADPCLEVEEELDVDWVPTPEPPYNEGEGQSRQEGGCDRTPRVPWKPTQLLVPENARNAEYSGSSGLQCATSGQEGTAMERFPGGKESQPSRWRGNMPAPKEREKTLTIHPRRKRDYAAERVPSAIFNEVLQNSALPLLEQPEPEKLRFANVRTKKRPYTEIFEARHHHDHWAPTQVKNVHVQYQPKTVMPEITKVEKKVKQPVAKFARAKPPSSKYVNMDLTMPSYDFDKMISEHLAATRTDNKEAAGEKVPDLCRPYDFVFHSRDPEELAKLDFPGRKQYLDLLRETREAIYETKDIEPGEERLLVDRKAVVAELEEDLKSIENCLSSLTSSECTDLSNDSGSYMVIEDKTKLPLDYIRKPLVPFEEMRRARFHAAVIDVNAEEEDPYRMLPFSGQHKEQADMLGPKDTFFTFSTRLRNSLRLRLEVEVPDVRKTLLGPGNHKYYGAVITDLDENYIEEMKSRATIKSFKFKTSIQLLKDAMRLKYESLLIQGQMVRTKIYDRMNERHWVDMKNTKNLYEALFAKWKKKEYNAAMTMVYQVKSYYETTDKLKQEYRELERELMMLNMDIVFIEGHWIRCIMLQNFHYLMGDQDWRAENDWIHLVSKGTRKNSVKSDADDEQVAEDMEEEDMELEPYDVSIAKRAIVNIRVRDKDDAWAIRAFYYDVYMQKVHPILQVFPDAESFLQGIDSLKNKTFMLLLEMHFTLSIHTELQGRLETFVDWCTKDLKEKQEYVARKSAKKFFMEDRAREMEQRVHQYLGRPIEETIADEDFNKHRAVLAEVWRRVVPDSVRGTSDVLPSAADMVAAISDVVMEILSKFEHMDIEKVRSVEATLRKRRRYREKLSYQAYQVERRIDMEMKKVRRNLEPPYQKPKREGRLPRLYLKKKIIPEEKEVMVISENTKNFVRAFREDGYTGDQITHTSLLTVDNMQEQIVPFYFDHFLKLNGYTPNYNFRTNVDMRDGPEFSRLKVREVLPDVLARLENWETMHKKIMEENIQRNPKMYENVI